In Deinococcus proteolyticus MRP, a single genomic region encodes these proteins:
- a CDS encoding HAD-IA family hydrolase: MTSDQLAPHAIQALLFDFDGTIMDTETTEFRHWQRLYGSHGRELHLRDWQRGIGTWGAFDPWAGLPQEVQADRERVGGDLHRGLLEELRGQDLRPGVVRLLDEAQAAGLRLALVTSSDRAWVTEWLTQHGLLDRFETLCTKDDVARVKPDPELYALAVRRLGLRPEACVAVEDSLNGATAAVAAGVRAVVVPNEVTASQPFPPAWPRLEDFSGGLSALLAALDG; this comes from the coding sequence ATGACTTCCGACCAGCTTGCCCCCCACGCCATCCAGGCGCTGCTGTTCGACTTCGACGGCACCATCATGGACACCGAAACCACCGAGTTCCGGCACTGGCAGCGGCTGTACGGTTCGCACGGGCGGGAGCTGCACTTACGCGACTGGCAACGCGGCATCGGCACCTGGGGCGCGTTCGACCCCTGGGCCGGGCTGCCGCAGGAGGTGCAGGCCGACCGCGAACGGGTGGGCGGCGACCTGCACCGGGGCCTGCTGGAAGAACTGCGCGGACAGGACCTGCGCCCCGGCGTGGTGCGGCTGCTGGACGAAGCCCAGGCGGCCGGGCTGCGGCTGGCCCTGGTCACCAGCTCGGACCGTGCCTGGGTGACCGAATGGCTCACGCAGCATGGTCTGCTGGACCGCTTCGAGACCCTGTGTACCAAAGACGACGTCGCCCGCGTGAAACCCGACCCGGAACTGTACGCGCTGGCCGTACGGCGCCTGGGCCTGCGTCCGGAGGCCTGCGTGGCCGTGGAAGACAGCCTCAACGGAGCCACCGCTGCCGTGGCGGCGGGCGTGCGGGCGGTGGTGGTGCCCAACGAGGTGACTGCCTCGCAGCCGTTCCCGCCCGCCTGGCCGCGCCTGGAGGATTTCAGCGGGGGCCTCAGCGCCCTGCTGGCAGCACTGGACGGCTGA
- a CDS encoding RNase H family protein, with protein sequence MNHAYVDASWREEEAGQEAGRGQAQGGWGLVLLDGGELPRRIGGQLQAPDNNAAEMRAVLEAVRSAPAGQPLNIYSDNWAVLNAARKAKGPASLWPLRDEVLELALARNIALQLSYAPRTRRHMRAAHDLANAARLGQHSGPLTAQHAEVSLDLREGSTLARILLRRSGERVTAEVPLDPLDPLPPSAQALLAAVALARGGETLRVRRASKLARALWNNPLRSILPGAQAQLLAARAQADGAGVVVEFE encoded by the coding sequence ATGAATCACGCCTATGTGGACGCCAGCTGGCGTGAGGAAGAGGCAGGGCAAGAGGCAGGGCGCGGCCAGGCCCAGGGAGGATGGGGCCTGGTGCTGCTGGACGGCGGCGAGTTGCCCCGGCGCATCGGCGGGCAGCTGCAGGCCCCCGACAACAACGCCGCCGAGATGCGGGCAGTGCTGGAAGCGGTCCGCAGTGCCCCCGCCGGGCAGCCACTGAACATCTATTCCGACAACTGGGCGGTGCTGAACGCCGCCCGCAAGGCCAAAGGCCCGGCCAGCCTGTGGCCGCTGCGCGACGAGGTGCTGGAACTGGCTCTGGCACGGAATATCGCGCTGCAACTGTCCTACGCGCCGCGTACCCGCCGGCATATGCGCGCCGCCCACGACCTGGCCAACGCGGCGCGGCTGGGCCAGCACAGCGGCCCGCTGACCGCCCAGCACGCCGAAGTGAGCCTGGACCTGCGTGAAGGCAGCACCCTGGCCCGTATCCTGCTGCGCCGCAGCGGTGAGCGCGTCACCGCCGAGGTGCCGCTGGACCCGCTGGACCCGCTGCCGCCCTCGGCGCAGGCGCTGCTGGCCGCCGTGGCTCTGGCCCGGGGCGGCGAAACCCTGCGCGTACGCCGTGCGTCCAAGCTGGCCCGCGCCCTGTGGAACAATCCACTACGCTCGATTTTGCCGGGCGCCCAGGCCCAGCTGCTGGCCGCCCGCGCTCAGGCTGACGGGGCGGGCGTGGTGGTGGAATTCGAGTAG
- the ribH gene encoding 6,7-dimethyl-8-ribityllumazine synthase, which translates to MNRIEANLIAEGLKFAIVSTRWNHFIVDRLVEGAELAFVQHGGRSEDLDHYLAPGSYEVPLIARRLAESGRYDAVVCLGAVIKGDTDHYDFVAGGAANGILNTSLHTGVPVAFGVLTTDTVEQAMNRAGIKAGNKGAEAVLAMVETVNLLRQV; encoded by the coding sequence ATGAACCGCATCGAAGCCAACCTGATTGCCGAGGGCCTCAAATTCGCCATTGTCAGCACGCGCTGGAACCACTTCATCGTGGACCGGCTGGTGGAGGGGGCCGAGCTGGCCTTCGTGCAGCATGGTGGCCGCAGCGAAGACCTGGACCACTACCTGGCGCCCGGCTCCTACGAGGTGCCGCTGATTGCCCGCCGCCTGGCCGAGAGCGGCCGCTATGACGCCGTGGTGTGCCTGGGCGCCGTCATCAAAGGCGACACCGACCACTACGACTTCGTCGCGGGCGGCGCGGCCAACGGCATCCTGAACACCAGCCTGCATACCGGCGTGCCGGTGGCTTTCGGCGTACTGACCACCGACACGGTCGAACAGGCCATGAACCGCGCCGGTATCAAGGCGGGCAACAAGGGCGCTGAAGCCGTGCTGGCGATGGTGGAAACGGTGAACCTGCTGCGGCAGGTGTAA
- a CDS encoding protein jag gives MHDPKDLDDYLAGLGISDADDDTSSPNLLAAAPAAAPAPSFGALSSAPSPGHLPAAQDPQTVLEHFLRGVARRFDPGLTVRVTRDGDHLSGEISGENVGRLIGREGHVIEALDTLAYAVVAKHVQGGEHLRVRIDVGGYRSRHFQMLQQIAGRVAAAVASSGESHTFQPMNPADRRIIHMTLKDNPHVVTQSVGEGNGRRLVVKPAPAR, from the coding sequence ATGCATGACCCAAAGGACCTCGACGATTACCTGGCGGGGTTGGGTATCAGTGACGCTGACGACGACACCTCTTCTCCCAACCTCCTCGCCGCTGCGCCGGCGGCCGCCCCGGCTCCCAGTTTCGGAGCGCTGAGCTCCGCCCCCAGCCCCGGCCACTTGCCGGCCGCCCAGGACCCCCAGACTGTGCTGGAACACTTTCTGCGTGGGGTGGCCCGGCGCTTCGACCCCGGCCTGACCGTGCGCGTGACCCGCGACGGCGACCACCTCAGCGGGGAAATCAGCGGCGAGAACGTGGGCCGCCTGATCGGCCGCGAGGGCCACGTGATCGAAGCGCTCGATACCCTGGCCTACGCCGTGGTCGCCAAGCACGTGCAGGGCGGCGAACACCTGCGGGTCCGCATCGACGTGGGTGGCTACCGCAGCCGCCACTTTCAGATGCTGCAGCAGATTGCAGGCCGGGTGGCCGCGGCGGTGGCCAGCTCCGGCGAGAGTCACACCTTCCAGCCGATGAACCCCGCCGACCGCCGCATCATCCACATGACTCTCAAGGACAACCCGCATGTGGTTACGCAGTCGGTGGGCGAAGGCAACGGCCGGCGCCTGGTGGTTAAACCTGCACCCGCCCGCTAA
- the rimO gene encoding 30S ribosomal protein S12 methylthiotransferase RimO, protein MTQTLTPTEATAAAPRVGFISLGCPKALVDSERILTQLRAEGYEVAPNYEDAQAVIVNTCGFITPAIEESLSAIGEALDATGKVIVTGCLGERPEKIMERHPKVSAITGSEAVDDVMGHVRDLLPVNQDAFTGLLPVPAPGMRPVAAPAVGPEREQTRHGDVFAPSVRLTPRHYAYVKVAEGCNHTCAFCIIPKLRGLQVSRDAGSVLYEAFRLVAGGTKELVVIAQDTSAYGVDIRYRESEFQGEQVRAHLTDLAEKLGELGAWVRMHYVYPYPHVDRIVELMAQGKILPYLDVPLQHASPKILRAMRRPGAGKQLDTIRRWREICPELTIRSTFIVGFPGETEEDFQELLDFLEAAQLDRVGAFTYSEVPEADANALPGAVPEEVKEERLARFMEVAQRISMARLAQKVGRVMDVIIDEYNDDEGDQPGTRLIGRTKGDAPGIDGQVYLYAGDFAGQIKVGDIVQARIEDSDEYDLFGEVVARPEWRPNVPMLGHFGH, encoded by the coding sequence ATGACCCAGACCCTTACCCCTACCGAAGCCACCGCCGCCGCGCCCCGCGTAGGCTTTATCAGCCTGGGCTGCCCCAAAGCGCTGGTAGACAGCGAACGTATCCTGACCCAGCTGCGGGCCGAGGGCTACGAGGTGGCTCCCAACTACGAGGACGCGCAGGCCGTAATCGTGAATACCTGCGGCTTTATCACCCCGGCCATTGAGGAATCGCTCTCGGCCATCGGGGAGGCGCTGGACGCCACCGGCAAGGTTATCGTGACCGGCTGCCTGGGCGAGCGCCCCGAGAAAATCATGGAGCGGCACCCCAAGGTCTCGGCCATCACCGGCAGTGAAGCGGTTGACGACGTGATGGGCCATGTGCGGGACCTGCTGCCGGTGAACCAGGACGCCTTTACCGGGCTGCTGCCGGTGCCCGCTCCGGGCATGCGCCCGGTTGCCGCGCCCGCTGTAGGCCCCGAGCGCGAACAGACCCGCCACGGCGACGTGTTCGCACCCAGCGTGCGCCTGACCCCACGCCACTACGCTTACGTGAAGGTGGCCGAAGGCTGCAACCACACCTGCGCCTTTTGCATCATTCCCAAGCTGCGCGGCCTGCAGGTGTCGCGTGACGCCGGCTCGGTGCTGTACGAGGCCTTCCGGCTGGTGGCGGGCGGCACCAAGGAACTGGTGGTCATCGCGCAGGACACCAGCGCCTACGGGGTGGACATCCGCTACCGCGAAAGCGAGTTCCAGGGCGAGCAGGTCCGCGCCCACCTGACCGACCTGGCCGAGAAATTGGGCGAACTGGGCGCCTGGGTGCGGATGCACTACGTGTACCCCTACCCGCACGTGGACCGCATTGTGGAGCTGATGGCCCAGGGCAAAATCCTGCCTTATCTGGACGTGCCCCTCCAGCACGCCAGCCCCAAAATCCTGCGGGCCATGCGCCGCCCCGGAGCAGGCAAGCAACTGGACACCATCCGCCGCTGGCGCGAGATCTGCCCGGAGCTGACCATCCGCTCCACCTTTATCGTGGGCTTTCCCGGCGAAACCGAAGAAGACTTCCAGGAACTGCTGGACTTCCTGGAAGCCGCGCAGCTGGACCGGGTGGGGGCCTTTACCTACTCCGAGGTGCCTGAGGCCGACGCCAACGCCCTGCCCGGCGCGGTGCCCGAAGAGGTCAAGGAAGAGCGCCTGGCCCGCTTCATGGAAGTGGCGCAGCGCATCAGCATGGCGCGGCTGGCACAGAAGGTGGGCCGCGTGATGGACGTGATTATCGACGAATACAACGACGACGAGGGAGACCAGCCCGGCACCCGCCTGATCGGGCGCACCAAAGGTGACGCCCCCGGCATTGATGGGCAGGTGTACCTGTACGCCGGCGACTTCGCAGGCCAAATCAAGGTGGGCGATATCGTGCAGGCCCGTATAGAGGACAGCGACGAATACGACCTGTTCGGGGAAGTGGTGGCCCGGCCTGAGTGGCGGCCCAACGTGCCGATGCTGGGGCATTTCGGGCACTAG
- a CDS encoding peptidase C39 family protein → MRPLAHGTLLLGLALGLTLPTAQAEVIVYADAQAHTVGQTVLHRTAADWQAGTLNSLRLEGDTLVAEGERGMYTSPELPTAPFDELVPSWNVQTPGGYAVLKVRARLASGWTDWYSFGRWSRSGDRYSLKAQKDAHGEVLTDVLRLKGKATAVQYHLSLIGEGTRARLVSLTTTDRSRQARSGVQAGNPALWNRVINVPQRSQMLYPDGGDVWCSPTSVSMILAYLGTDVTVPAAAKGTYDRVYEGTGNWAFNAAYAGELGYSAYITRLPSLAAAEEFIARGQPLAVSLGWGRGELSGAPLPSSTGHLMVLVGFDAQGNPVLNDPAAPTNAGVRRTYPRAQFERLWLGHSGGLTYVIEKGRQG, encoded by the coding sequence ATGCGACCTCTGGCTCATGGAACCTTGCTGCTCGGCCTCGCGCTGGGCCTGACCCTGCCTACCGCGCAGGCAGAAGTCATCGTCTATGCGGACGCCCAGGCCCACACTGTGGGCCAGACAGTGCTGCACCGCACGGCGGCCGACTGGCAGGCCGGGACCCTCAACTCACTGCGGCTGGAGGGCGACACCCTGGTGGCCGAGGGCGAGCGCGGCATGTACACCAGCCCGGAGCTGCCGACCGCTCCTTTTGACGAGTTGGTGCCCAGCTGGAATGTGCAGACCCCAGGCGGCTACGCGGTGCTCAAGGTGCGCGCCCGGCTGGCTTCGGGCTGGACCGACTGGTATTCCTTTGGGCGCTGGAGCCGCAGCGGGGACCGCTACTCGCTCAAAGCACAAAAGGACGCGCACGGCGAAGTGCTGACCGATGTGCTGCGCCTCAAGGGCAAGGCGACAGCGGTGCAGTACCACCTGTCGCTGATTGGCGAGGGCACCCGCGCCCGGCTGGTGTCGCTGACCACCACTGACCGCTCCCGGCAGGCCAGGTCGGGGGTGCAGGCTGGCAACCCAGCCCTCTGGAACCGCGTCATCAACGTGCCGCAGCGCTCGCAGATGCTGTACCCGGACGGGGGAGACGTGTGGTGCAGCCCCACCAGTGTGAGCATGATTCTGGCCTACCTCGGTACTGACGTGACTGTACCTGCGGCGGCCAAAGGCACCTATGACCGCGTGTATGAGGGCACCGGCAACTGGGCCTTCAATGCCGCTTATGCTGGCGAGCTGGGCTACAGCGCCTATATCACCCGCCTGCCCAGCCTGGCCGCCGCTGAGGAATTCATTGCGCGGGGGCAGCCGCTGGCCGTGAGCCTGGGCTGGGGCCGGGGCGAGCTGAGCGGCGCGCCGCTGCCCAGCAGCACCGGGCACCTGATGGTGCTGGTCGGCTTCGACGCGCAGGGCAACCCGGTCTTGAACGACCCCGCTGCACCCACCAACGCGGGCGTGCGCCGCACCTATCCCCGCGCCCAGTTCGAGCGGCTCTGGCTGGGGCACAGCGGCGGCCTGACCTATGTGATTGAGAAGGGCCGGCAGGGCTGA
- the pyrE gene encoding orotate phosphoribosyltransferase has translation MTNSAELDVLALYREAGAFHEGHFLLASGRHSPKFLQSTTLTQYPQYTAQLAQGLAARLRGRSIEANLTVGPAMGGVVPAYEVARALGVRSIFAEKDGQGGMKIREAFSLDAGEPFIAIEDVLTTGGSVMKAVQAAEAAGGKCAAIACIIDRRSPESDPQELNGYPLVALTRVHFDTYAPDEVPEWLAAIPLQEI, from the coding sequence ATGACCAACAGCGCTGAACTCGATGTCCTGGCCCTGTACCGCGAGGCCGGGGCGTTTCATGAAGGCCACTTTCTGCTCGCCTCGGGCCGCCACTCGCCCAAGTTTCTGCAGAGCACTACGCTGACCCAGTACCCGCAGTACACGGCGCAGCTGGCGCAGGGGCTGGCGGCGCGGCTGCGCGGGCGCAGCATCGAGGCCAATCTGACCGTCGGCCCGGCGATGGGCGGCGTGGTCCCGGCCTACGAGGTGGCCCGGGCGCTGGGCGTGCGTTCTATCTTCGCCGAGAAAGACGGTCAGGGCGGCATGAAAATCCGCGAAGCCTTTAGCCTGGACGCCGGCGAGCCCTTTATCGCCATCGAGGATGTGCTGACCACCGGCGGCAGCGTGATGAAAGCGGTACAGGCCGCCGAAGCTGCCGGGGGCAAGTGTGCGGCCATCGCCTGCATCATCGACCGCCGCAGCCCCGAGAGCGACCCGCAGGAGCTGAACGGTTACCCGCTGGTGGCCCTGACCCGCGTGCATTTCGACACCTACGCCCCGGACGAGGTTCCGGAGTGGCTGGCGGCCATTCCCCTGCAGGAGATTTGA
- the panB gene encoding 3-methyl-2-oxobutanoate hydroxymethyltransferase, with protein sequence MSDAPPRKKLSLPQLMSPAAPLVMVTAYDHAQARHAEGAGVDLILVGDSLGNVVLGYDSTAQVTLADMLHHARAVRRGAPQTFMVVDLPFGTYQLGTEEALRAAVQLVQEAGADAVKLEGAAPNDLACVRRISAAGIPVMGHVGLLPQTATAQGGLKVQGKDEASARRTLEGAAALQEAGAFSVVLEAIPAALAALITERIQIPTIGIGAGVECDGQVLVYHDILGVYEGPVMKMVRRYAEVGQISREALSRYAAEVRERSFPAEANSFGMTDGVLEKLY encoded by the coding sequence ATGAGCGACGCGCCCCCCCGCAAGAAGCTGAGCCTGCCGCAGCTGATGAGCCCTGCTGCCCCACTGGTGATGGTCACCGCCTACGACCATGCTCAGGCGCGCCACGCCGAGGGGGCTGGGGTGGACCTGATTCTGGTAGGCGACTCCTTAGGCAATGTCGTGCTGGGCTATGACAGCACCGCGCAGGTCACCCTGGCCGACATGCTGCACCACGCCCGCGCCGTGCGCCGGGGTGCGCCGCAGACGTTTATGGTGGTGGACCTGCCGTTCGGCACCTATCAGCTGGGCACGGAAGAAGCCCTGCGGGCCGCCGTGCAGCTGGTGCAGGAAGCCGGCGCCGACGCGGTCAAGTTGGAGGGCGCAGCCCCCAACGACCTGGCCTGCGTGCGCCGCATCAGCGCCGCCGGCATTCCGGTCATGGGCCATGTGGGGCTGCTCCCGCAGACCGCCACGGCCCAGGGCGGGCTGAAAGTACAGGGCAAGGACGAAGCCTCGGCGCGGCGAACGCTGGAGGGCGCAGCCGCGCTGCAAGAAGCAGGCGCCTTTAGCGTGGTGCTGGAAGCCATTCCCGCCGCGCTGGCCGCCCTGATTACCGAGCGCATCCAGATTCCCACCATCGGCATCGGCGCAGGCGTGGAGTGTGACGGTCAGGTGCTGGTCTACCACGACATTCTGGGCGTGTACGAAGGCCCGGTGATGAAGATGGTGCGCCGCTACGCCGAGGTCGGCCAAATCAGCCGCGAGGCCCTGAGCCGCTACGCCGCCGAAGTGCGGGAGCGCAGCTTCCCTGCCGAGGCCAACAGCTTCGGCATGACGGACGGCGTGCTGGAAAAGCTGTATTGA
- a CDS encoding SDR family oxidoreductase encodes MANLSSSTIMLTGAGTPVATAIAQELEDAGAQLVLVGQGEDLARAADRFPATEVFDLDLSDAASVERLRTVEVDALVHTGGMFSPQPALDAGPADYERLFAANMQSLFHAIQGALPHMLEQEDGVIVAVSAPRESRGEGAALYQASRAAMTSYVHSLHTELKGRGILGCVIHPMGPIDTLELREAGYEWEELIDARGLAKTVAHALTRPARAHITELKVYPQK; translated from the coding sequence ATGGCAAACCTCAGCTCCTCGACCATCATGCTCACCGGAGCCGGCACGCCGGTTGCGACCGCCATTGCGCAGGAACTGGAAGACGCGGGCGCGCAGCTGGTGCTGGTCGGTCAGGGCGAAGACCTCGCCCGCGCCGCTGACCGCTTTCCCGCCACCGAAGTGTTCGACCTGGACCTCAGCGACGCTGCCAGCGTGGAGCGCCTGCGTACCGTGGAAGTGGACGCTCTGGTGCACACCGGCGGCATGTTCAGCCCCCAGCCCGCGCTGGACGCCGGCCCTGCCGACTACGAGCGGCTGTTCGCGGCCAATATGCAGAGCCTTTTTCACGCCATTCAGGGTGCGCTGCCGCACATGCTGGAACAGGAAGACGGCGTCATCGTGGCCGTGAGCGCCCCCCGCGAGTCGCGCGGCGAAGGCGCAGCGCTCTATCAGGCCAGCCGCGCCGCCATGACCAGCTATGTGCACAGCCTGCACACCGAGCTGAAGGGCCGCGGCATCCTGGGCTGCGTGATTCACCCGATGGGCCCCATCGACACCCTGGAACTGCGTGAGGCCGGCTACGAGTGGGAAGAACTGATTGACGCCCGTGGCCTGGCCAAGACGGTGGCCCACGCCCTGACCCGCCCGGCGCGGGCCCACATCACCGAGCTGAAGGTGTATCCGCAGAAATAA
- the prmC gene encoding peptide chain release factor N(5)-glutamine methyltransferase — MREWQSRAAVRLEAAGVPSAHSDAEALLEAGTGLGRTARLLRAQEALHPETRQRLDALLARRLAREPLQYLLGEVEWGGVRLRCDPRALIPRPETEWLLHLALHDPATARAVQVADIGTGTGALALGWKAARPQTRVTATDLSADALALARENAALNGLDVSFYQGDLLAPLTGQTFGLILSNPPYLPDQDRGTLAPEVDHDPALALYGGPDGLTLARRLAAQAPARLAAGGVLWLELDGRNAPAFAAELAGQGWQAAVHADLTGRQRFVRAVRAEGQGLKVKG; from the coding sequence CTGCGCGAGTGGCAGAGCCGGGCGGCGGTGCGGCTGGAGGCGGCGGGCGTGCCCTCGGCGCATAGCGACGCGGAAGCGCTGCTGGAGGCGGGCACCGGCCTGGGGCGGACCGCCCGGCTGCTGCGGGCGCAGGAGGCACTGCACCCGGAAACCCGGCAGCGGCTGGACGCCCTGCTGGCCCGCCGGCTGGCGCGTGAGCCGCTGCAGTATCTGCTGGGCGAGGTGGAATGGGGCGGCGTACGGCTTCGCTGCGACCCCCGCGCCCTGATTCCGCGCCCCGAAACCGAGTGGCTGCTGCATCTGGCACTGCACGACCCGGCCACGGCGCGGGCGGTGCAGGTGGCCGACATCGGCACCGGCACCGGCGCACTGGCGCTGGGCTGGAAGGCCGCCCGCCCCCAGACCAGGGTGACCGCCACCGACCTCAGTGCGGACGCCCTGGCTCTGGCGCGTGAGAATGCCGCGCTCAACGGCCTGGACGTAAGCTTTTATCAGGGCGACCTGCTGGCCCCACTCACCGGGCAAACCTTCGGCCTGATCCTGAGCAACCCACCCTATCTGCCCGACCAGGACCGGGGCACCCTGGCCCCGGAGGTGGACCATGACCCGGCGCTGGCCCTGTACGGCGGCCCCGACGGACTGACCCTGGCGCGGCGGCTGGCCGCCCAGGCTCCGGCCCGGCTGGCCGCCGGCGGCGTGCTGTGGCTGGAGCTGGACGGGCGCAACGCTCCCGCCTTCGCCGCCGAGCTGGCAGGTCAGGGCTGGCAGGCCGCAGTTCACGCGGACCTGACCGGGCGACAGCGCTTCGTGCGGGCGGTGAGGGCTGAGGGTCAAGGCCTGAAGGTCAAGGGCTGA